The genomic region cgtggaggctAGAGAGAGGAGGAAGGATGTTATAAAAAGGAGAGGAGACATTCCAATGGGGGGATCAAggaagaaggagagaaaaacattgtagactgaagaacaatatttgtaagcTGTCATTAAGTAAGATATATAGAAGAACCAGCCTCAGATTGAGTCTAAGGACGATATTCGTTATATAAAACAGTTTCATCTTTATTCTATGGTCATCTTGGCCCACAAAAATTGACGTACAAACTTATTAGAATCTAAATttcaaactcactctctacaaattcattgtattgggctctttgagcCTATTCCCTTCcctcttttgggcttaggtatAAATTGTGTCactacaattggcgtcgtctgtgagGATCCTTGTGTTTAGTGAGTTTAACGTCTAGCTATGGTAAGTTCAGGTCCACACCAGGCAGAGTCTACGAGGTCCCAACGTCAAGATCATTTTTTTAGTCTTGAACAAAGAAGGGACCGGGAGGGGAGTGTGCACACCACCCATACTGGTGTGAGTCAGTCTCGGGGTGGGAAGCCACGTCTCTCATGAGGATagtgctaaggccatgcagttGGAGATTGATCGTTTAAGGAGAAAGTTGCGTCACGAACAATGAAAGCAAACTCCTTCCATTTCTGACCCTTTTTCTGATGATGGTGGGGATAGAAGTTATAGGCCCAGGTCAAGGACTCCCTTTAGTAATTATTCTCGTACGAAGAGGACAACCCTCGTGGCCACAGGAATAGGAATTCATCTTGCAGAGGCCTAGGGAATGACGTTATGAGTAGAGCGTTGAATTAGATTTCTAAATCACCCTTCACGCTAAGAATTGAAGCAGGAAGGCTTCCTTGGCGATTCACTCAGCCAACATTTACCATGTACAATGGTCGAACAGACCCTGTagagcatgtgagccacttcaaccagaggatggctgTGCATTCTAAGAATAaggctttgatgtgtaaagttttcccatCCAGCTTAGGACCTGTGGCAATAAGGTGGTTTGGCGGCTTAGGGGAaggttctattgattcctttaaGGAGCTCACCCGGGCATTTGGATCTCACTTTATTACGTGCAGTAAGGTTTCTCAACCCTTGGATTCCCTGTTGTCTATGACTATGCGAGAATGGAAAACCTTAAAGACATACTCAGACAAGTAtagggagatgttcaatgagattaaTGGAGACTTTGACAATGTGGCcataaggactttcaaggtcAGCCTACCTGCCGAGCATGGTCTAAGGAAATCGTTAACAAGGAAACCTGTTTGTAATGTACGTCAGCTCATGGACCGCATTGACAAGTATAAGCAGGTCGAGGAGGACTAGCAGTTGGGTAAAGGCAAAGCAAAGTTGGTCTCTCAGGATAGGAGGGACTTCAGGTCGGATAAGTACAACAATAATCGTCCTCGGTGGGATTTTTCTAGGCAGTCCGGAGCTATTGTTGCACCACAAGTGGTTAATGTGTTGTTTCAAGAACCAATGCAtcaaatcttagaaaaaatcaagaatgaaccCTTTTTTCAATGGCCAAATAAACTAGGAGGAGATCCCACAAGGCGCAACTAGAGCCTTCATTGTTAGTACCACCAAGAGCGAGGACATACTACCGAGGATTGTTGAACTCTATGGAGCCACCTGGAGCAGCTAGTCCGAAGTGGCAAGTTAAAGCAATTCTTTTATCATCCCAATAGGCATGAAGGCTAAGCAGGGTCAGGATCTCAGAGGGATGCTTCTTCAAAACCACCTCTGGGCACAATCAATGTTATTCTTGCTACCTCGAGAAGAGTTGGTTCTCACCACTCCAGGGTACTATCCGTAACCTAGTCACCTAAGGGGGCATCCAACCTTGAGCCCAAGAGGAGTAAGATGAAGGTCCGACCAGCTCTGAGTTTCTCTAATGAAGATAAGGTTGGAACCTtgcaaccacatgatgatgcattGGTGGTTACCCTTAGGTTAGGTGGATATGATGTGAAGGGAGTattggttgatcaaggtagtggggCGAAAATTATGTACCTTGACTTGTATAAGGGGTTGGGGCTGAAACTTGAGGATTTAACTAGTTATGATTCACCCTTGGTAGGTTTTGATGGAAAGGTAGTCATACCAATGGG from Castanea sativa cultivar Marrone di Chiusa Pesio chromosome 11, ASM4071231v1 harbors:
- the LOC142616430 gene encoding uncharacterized protein LOC142616430, which encodes MYNGRTDPVEHVSHFNQRMAVHSKNKALMCKVFPSSLGPVAIRWFGGLGEGSIDSFKELTRAFGSHFITCSKVSQPLDSLLSMTMREWKTLKTYSDKYREMFNEINGDFDNVAIRTFKVSLPAEHGLRKSLTRKPVCNVRQLMDRIDKYKQVEED